A genomic segment from Nitrosopumilus sp. K4 encodes:
- a CDS encoding NUDIX hydrolase — translation MKKKKIYEGKILGLSVYHGIIEGRKVKREMIEHRGAAAMLAFDEKGKVILVKQHRFPHGYVLEIPAGTLEKGEEPKKCAFRELEEETGYRAKKMTPLISFYPSIGYNSEIIYCYVASGLKKIAELKLDEDEILSVEKIELQKVMRMIKTGKIQDSKTICAVMTYAAKKKLN, via the coding sequence GTGAAAAAGAAAAAGATCTATGAAGGAAAAATTTTAGGTCTTAGTGTTTATCATGGTATAATTGAAGGAAGAAAAGTAAAACGTGAAATGATAGAGCATAGAGGAGCTGCTGCTATGCTAGCGTTTGATGAAAAAGGCAAAGTGATTTTGGTAAAACAGCATAGATTTCCACATGGATACGTATTAGAAATTCCAGCAGGAACGTTGGAAAAAGGAGAAGAGCCAAAAAAATGTGCTTTTAGAGAATTAGAAGAGGAAACAGGCTATAGAGCCAAAAAAATGACACCTTTAATCTCATTTTATCCTTCAATTGGCTATAATTCTGAAATAATCTATTGTTATGTTGCTTCAGGTTTGAAAAAAATTGCAGAGTTGAAATTAGATGAAGATGAGATACTTTCTGTAGAAAAGATAGAACTACAAAAAGTTATGAGAATGATAAAGACTGGAAAAATCCAGGATTCAAAAACTATTTGTGCAGTAATGACTTATGCGGCAAAAAAGAAACTAAACTAG
- a CDS encoding AsnC family transcriptional regulator yields MDNLDIRILGRLLNNCRESDRQIGKELGISGGAVRARIRKMQNSKVIEKFTIRVEPPVLGYGVLYFVVSGQNTKEILEQVSLVGQPFFVVPCVGGVTVCSIVVKDNMEQKIELAKQLMKDVRVLSIFEAENPGYSTNLTKTDLEIIEKLLDNPREKIESIAKKTNLSTKTVTRCLEKLQENDGIQFTLIYDPTKIEGFIPHAILTWIERDLKETLTQMNEKFSDSYLQIPFISKNQIVLFMYSNDIFQMDDITQKVRNVNNVKSADLFIPKKITFLEKWLEDSIKEAKKSPTLHLSYQTN; encoded by the coding sequence TTGGACAATTTAGATATTAGAATTTTGGGTAGATTATTGAACAATTGTAGGGAATCAGACAGACAAATTGGAAAAGAATTAGGAATTTCAGGAGGAGCAGTTAGAGCAAGAATTCGAAAAATGCAAAATTCCAAAGTTATTGAAAAATTTACAATTCGAGTAGAGCCACCAGTATTAGGATATGGCGTTTTGTATTTTGTGGTGTCAGGCCAAAATACAAAAGAGATATTAGAGCAGGTAAGTCTAGTTGGTCAACCATTTTTTGTTGTACCATGTGTAGGTGGCGTTACAGTATGCAGCATTGTAGTTAAAGATAACATGGAGCAAAAAATTGAATTAGCAAAACAACTAATGAAAGATGTAAGAGTACTATCAATTTTTGAAGCTGAAAATCCTGGATATAGCACAAATCTTACAAAGACAGATTTAGAAATTATTGAAAAACTGTTGGACAATCCAAGAGAAAAGATTGAATCCATTGCAAAAAAAACTAACCTTTCTACAAAAACAGTCACAAGATGCTTAGAAAAATTGCAAGAAAATGACGGAATACAATTTACACTAATCTATGATCCTACGAAAATTGAAGGTTTTATTCCTCATGCAATACTGACATGGATTGAAAGAGACCTAAAAGAAACTTTAACTCAAATGAATGAAAAATTTTCTGATTCATATTTACAAATACCATTTATTTCAAAAAATCAAATTGTGTTATTTATGTATAGTAATGATATTTTTCAAATGGACGACATTACTCAAAAAGTAAGAAATGTAAATAATGTTAAAAGTGCTGATTTGTTTATTCCAAAGAAGATTACATTTTTAGAAAAGTGGCTTGAAGATAGCATTAAAGAAGCAAAAAAATCCCCTACTTTGCATTTATCATATCAAACAAATTAA
- a CDS encoding ABC transporter permease, producing MLFNKKGSLIGAVLAVTIGILVIHVNFVIFQGLFDAIVRDISNYRNGDILVTDEADYIDKSDLSLANWFERIPYVEAATPRLSSTAEMNMTKNGKLIEETRIPIVGVDPFRDVRASTVHETISDGSYVFSRNSIVLGSNIADDLGGAQVGDSVKVLVVDRYGEDQIRRFTVSGIAKSPGGQGFDYTAVVHIDTLRDMMKRDGESGSFMVKLNDPNKAFEVKEFFLRSFPNDDFLAETIEESAEEQLAGFRSGIAMINMIGYFGMMSSAFAIVTIQMMLVNGKTREIGVMRSIGAKRKDILIIFIFQGMIIGAIGAGVGTAAGLGYTFYAKETKMSFNNSLPLEVSYDWVKITQTALTSFILAIIASLYPSYRATKLLPVEAMRTV from the coding sequence ATGCTATTTAACAAAAAAGGGAGTCTAATCGGCGCTGTCTTAGCAGTTACGATTGGCATTTTAGTAATTCATGTAAACTTTGTAATTTTTCAGGGTCTTTTTGATGCAATAGTCCGAGACATTAGCAACTATCGAAACGGTGACATTCTTGTTACTGATGAGGCAGACTATATCGATAAATCTGATCTTTCATTGGCCAATTGGTTTGAAAGGATACCTTATGTTGAAGCTGCGACTCCGCGGCTTTCATCAACGGCCGAGATGAACATGACAAAAAATGGAAAATTAATTGAAGAAACTCGAATACCTATAGTTGGGGTTGATCCATTTAGAGATGTTAGAGCATCTACTGTTCATGAAACAATATCTGATGGAAGCTATGTATTTTCAAGAAATTCCATTGTGCTTGGTTCAAACATAGCAGACGATCTGGGAGGTGCACAAGTAGGAGACAGTGTTAAAGTTCTTGTAGTGGATAGATATGGTGAAGATCAAATAAGACGATTTACAGTTTCTGGAATTGCAAAATCTCCTGGTGGACAAGGATTTGATTATACTGCAGTTGTACATATTGACACATTACGTGATATGATGAAACGAGACGGCGAATCTGGCTCCTTTATGGTAAAGCTAAATGATCCTAACAAAGCTTTTGAAGTAAAAGAATTCTTTTTGAGATCATTTCCTAATGATGATTTTTTAGCTGAAACCATTGAAGAATCTGCTGAAGAACAACTTGCAGGATTTAGATCTGGTATCGCAATGATCAACATGATTGGATATTTTGGAATGATGTCGTCTGCATTTGCTATAGTTACAATTCAGATGATGTTGGTAAATGGTAAAACACGTGAAATAGGTGTTATGAGATCTATTGGTGCAAAAAGAAAAGATATTTTGATTATCTTTATCTTCCAAGGAATGATTATTGGTGCAATAGGTGCTGGTGTAGGCACTGCTGCAGGCTTGGGATACACATTTTATGCAAAAGAAACAAAGATGTCATTTAACAATAGTCTTCCTTTGGAAGTAAGTTATGATTGGGTAAAAATTACACAAACTGCCTTGACTTCATTTATTCTAGCGATAATTGCATCATTATATCCGTCGTATAGAGCAACAAAACTTCTACCTGTGGAGGCGATGAGAACTGTCTAA
- a CDS encoding ABC transporter ATP-binding protein — protein MVGSSGSGKSTLLNMIGLLDQPTNGKVFIDGTDTTLLDDGKVSSFRNKKLGFIFQFSNLLSDLTVLENVLLPRQIAGTNETSEKDASELLSAVGLESQMNKRANKISGGQAQRAAIARGLINNPSIVLADEPTGNLDSVTSEKIVNLLKSMAKKLNQTFIIVTHDREHFGDVDRVITIKDGRAFEGDLPSQMEVVA, from the coding sequence ATTGTTGGTAGTTCTGGCTCAGGAAAATCCACTTTGCTAAACATGATTGGTTTGTTAGACCAACCAACAAATGGTAAAGTTTTCATTGATGGAACTGATACCACGCTTCTTGATGATGGAAAAGTTTCTTCATTTAGAAATAAAAAACTAGGATTCATTTTCCAATTTTCTAATCTTCTATCTGATCTTACAGTACTTGAAAATGTATTGCTTCCAAGGCAAATTGCTGGAACCAATGAAACATCAGAAAAAGATGCAAGCGAATTACTTTCTGCAGTGGGATTAGAATCTCAAATGAATAAAAGAGCAAATAAGATTTCTGGTGGTCAAGCTCAACGTGCAGCAATTGCGAGAGGTTTGATAAATAACCCCTCTATTGTATTGGCTGATGAACCCACAGGAAATCTTGATTCAGTGACTTCAGAAAAAATTGTTAATCTACTAAAATCTATGGCAAAAAAACTGAATCAAACTTTCATAATTGTAACTCATGATAGAGAACATTTTGGAGATGTTGATAGGGTAATTACTATCAAAGATGGACGTGCATTTGAGGGTGACTTACCTTCTCAAATGGAGGTTGTGGCATGA
- a CDS encoding COG1361 S-layer family protein, giving the protein MISKITVLFGLVFLSPLLIESSFAQISSGGFGDSPFERDYGDVKFLDAYFGTINNKIEVEPGDLNVPFTVVFANVGTQDITGIRGQLSLPFGFSSADGPSSTIYADSDSNSLAGENFHLTFFVNIDKNAKIQQYPGTVKVDYSRLRESGVRTSFSEFDFKVTGDSIINVRALEPFLTSLRTNEVIIEISNDGTAPISSVDIVATNTQTEIASTASSTTNVENVVILESNWDIGNINPKSSRYLTATVYVPESLKGDTLRIPLSINYYNAHGDQQTISKIVDFYIKGLIDLSVYDVKVIELSGTQMVVGEIINEGNEDGLFGFVTLEGLNDSNIKTKTQFIDEIEIDAPVPFNVPLEFDGEPKYGAHDIKIIVRYKDNTRDEIFLPYETTIFIEKPSNDEESDNTSQMLIIPLIIAAGLGFYLYRKRKSTKTNTN; this is encoded by the coding sequence ATGATCTCAAAAATTACAGTCTTGTTTGGATTGGTTTTTTTATCACCTTTACTTATTGAGTCCTCATTTGCTCAAATTTCATCAGGCGGATTTGGTGATTCTCCTTTTGAAAGAGATTATGGTGATGTTAAGTTTCTTGATGCCTATTTTGGAACCATCAATAACAAAATTGAAGTTGAACCCGGTGATCTAAATGTTCCATTTACAGTTGTATTTGCAAATGTAGGAACACAAGATATTACAGGAATTAGAGGACAATTATCATTACCGTTTGGATTTTCATCTGCAGATGGTCCAAGTTCTACAATTTATGCTGACAGTGATTCCAATTCACTTGCAGGAGAAAATTTTCATCTAACATTTTTTGTAAATATTGACAAAAATGCAAAGATTCAACAATATCCTGGAACTGTAAAGGTAGATTATTCTAGATTAAGAGAGTCGGGAGTTAGAACTTCCTTCTCTGAATTTGATTTCAAAGTTACAGGTGATAGTATTATCAACGTAAGGGCACTTGAGCCATTTTTAACATCATTGAGAACAAATGAAGTCATAATTGAAATATCAAATGATGGAACTGCTCCAATTTCAAGTGTAGATATTGTGGCAACAAATACTCAAACTGAAATTGCATCAACTGCATCATCAACTACAAATGTTGAAAATGTTGTAATTTTGGAATCCAATTGGGATATTGGTAACATTAATCCAAAGTCTTCCAGATATCTTACTGCAACAGTATATGTTCCAGAATCTCTAAAGGGAGATACATTAAGAATCCCATTGTCAATAAACTACTATAATGCACATGGTGATCAACAAACAATTTCTAAAATTGTTGATTTTTACATTAAAGGTCTAATTGATTTATCAGTATATGATGTTAAAGTAATTGAATTATCAGGAACCCAAATGGTTGTTGGTGAAATAATTAATGAAGGAAATGAAGATGGTTTGTTTGGGTTTGTTACATTAGAAGGATTAAATGATTCAAACATTAAAACAAAAACTCAGTTTATTGATGAAATAGAAATTGACGCACCTGTCCCATTTAATGTTCCATTAGAATTTGATGGTGAACCAAAGTATGGTGCGCATGATATCAAAATTATTGTTAGATACAAAGATAATACTAGAGATGAAATCTTTCTTCCTTATGAAACAACAATTTTTATTGAAAAACCATCAAATGATGAAGAATCTGATAATACTTCTCAAATGCTCATAATTCCTCTAATAATTGCTGCAGGTCTTGGATTCTATTTGTATCGTAAGCGTAAAAGTACCAAAACCAATACAAACTAA
- a CDS encoding AarF/ABC1/UbiB kinase family protein — protein MSTVRTIHVLVKLLPSIFALRKDRKKWVNQEGKELDLERFRKNARKVLNTFISLGPVYIKLGQWLSSRADILPQPYLEELAKLQDNVPAAPFDQVKPIIENDIGPIDETFENIDPNPVSGASLGQVYRGTLSGQEIVVKVKRPGIETVVKEDIKVLKKILPLALRFVDPNLRFSAKAMLSQFIETIHEEMDYTNESTNLKKIKHDMEKNDKVVVPEVYDKYSSKNVLTMEYLPGIKVTNVEALNEKGIDRQKLVVDVHKVFFTMLLRHSVFHADPHPGNISVTDNGKLILYDYGMVGRLDNETRLRLIRLYLALVEKDPPRTVNAMNDLGMLTPDFNRSVIEKGIELTVRAMHGKKPDEMEVESLMELANKTMSKFPFVLPKNLALYMRMASIIEGIYKTHKVDFKFVKVVREILEEESLIKDAYIEELKYSFERFAKSIDATISIAPELKKFLDEKRSLQLLNAKPKSNILLSGSILSASMFIGSALLYSSDESIGTIGMVGSLITMGIFAVFRNH, from the coding sequence ATGTCAACTGTTAGAACTATACATGTATTGGTAAAGCTTTTGCCATCTATTTTTGCCTTAAGGAAGGATAGAAAAAAATGGGTTAATCAAGAAGGCAAAGAACTTGATTTAGAAAGATTTAGAAAAAATGCAAGAAAAGTTCTAAACACATTCATTTCATTGGGACCTGTTTACATAAAACTTGGACAATGGTTATCCTCGAGAGCTGATATACTTCCACAGCCATACTTAGAAGAACTTGCAAAACTTCAGGATAACGTTCCTGCAGCGCCATTTGATCAGGTAAAACCAATAATTGAAAATGATATTGGTCCAATCGATGAAACATTTGAAAATATTGATCCAAATCCTGTCTCTGGTGCATCTTTAGGGCAAGTTTATCGTGGAACACTATCTGGACAAGAGATTGTTGTAAAAGTTAAAAGACCTGGAATCGAAACGGTTGTTAAAGAAGACATTAAAGTTCTAAAAAAAATTCTTCCCCTAGCATTAAGATTCGTTGATCCAAATTTACGTTTTTCAGCAAAGGCTATGCTGTCTCAATTTATTGAAACCATTCATGAAGAAATGGATTATACGAATGAATCCACAAATCTAAAAAAAATAAAGCATGACATGGAAAAAAACGATAAAGTTGTTGTTCCCGAGGTATATGACAAGTATTCTTCTAAGAATGTCCTTACGATGGAATATCTGCCTGGAATCAAAGTAACAAATGTTGAGGCACTCAATGAAAAAGGGATTGATAGGCAGAAACTAGTCGTTGATGTACACAAAGTCTTCTTTACGATGCTCCTTAGACATTCTGTTTTTCATGCTGACCCTCACCCTGGAAATATCTCAGTTACTGATAATGGAAAACTGATTTTGTATGACTATGGAATGGTTGGAAGACTTGATAATGAAACTAGACTCAGACTAATTCGTCTCTATCTTGCTCTTGTAGAAAAAGATCCTCCTAGAACAGTAAATGCAATGAATGATCTTGGAATGCTTACTCCAGATTTTAATCGTTCAGTAATTGAAAAAGGAATTGAGCTTACAGTTAGAGCAATGCATGGAAAAAAACCTGATGAAATGGAAGTTGAAAGCTTGATGGAACTTGCAAACAAAACTATGAGCAAATTTCCATTTGTTCTTCCAAAAAACTTGGCACTATACATGAGAATGGCATCTATTATTGAGGGAATTTACAAAACACACAAAGTTGATTTCAAATTTGTCAAAGTTGTTAGAGAAATTTTGGAAGAAGAGAGTTTGATAAAGGATGCGTATATCGAAGAACTGAAGTACTCATTTGAAAGATTTGCAAAATCCATAGATGCAACTATTTCCATTGCACCAGAATTAAAAAAATTCTTAGATGAAAAAAGATCTCTTCAATTGCTTAATGCAAAACCTAAATCAAATATCCTACTTTCTGGTAGTATACTTTCAGCTTCTATGTTTATTGGATCTGCTCTTTTGTATTCATCTGACGAATCAATTGGTACAATTGGAATGGTTGGCTCACTAATAACAATGGGAATTTTTGCAGTTTTTAGGAATCATTAG
- the hsp14 gene encoding archaeal heat shock protein Hsp14: MGLVKSMAKEMMKEIGNKSREFYEFVLPPVDIHLDDEKLTLIVDMPGFQKKDIKLSLDGNILSIQACKEISDDKKHNMVCNQRPNIIDKKMRLPIELKEESVTSAKYEQGVLTITIPVQKRGKDIKVE, encoded by the coding sequence ATGGGATTAGTGAAATCTATGGCTAAAGAAATGATGAAAGAAATAGGAAACAAATCAAGAGAATTTTATGAATTTGTTTTACCGCCTGTTGATATACACCTAGATGATGAAAAATTGACATTAATTGTAGATATGCCTGGATTTCAGAAAAAAGATATCAAATTATCGCTTGATGGAAATATTTTGTCAATTCAAGCATGTAAGGAAATTTCTGATGATAAAAAACACAACATGGTATGTAATCAAAGACCAAACATTATTGATAAAAAAATGAGATTGCCAATTGAACTTAAAGAAGAATCTGTAACTTCAGCAAAATACGAACAAGGTGTTTTAACAATTACTATTCCTGTTCAAAAGCGTGGAAAAGATATCAAAGTAGAATAA
- the tmk gene encoding dTMP kinase, producing the protein MIIVIEGGDQAGKKTQTAMLAKALTKRKIKTKTFSFPDYKTPIGKEIAKYLAGKRKFPPQVIHCLLAANRWEKLDEIIKAQSKNSVLIMNRYYQSNLVYGLANGMKQKWLENLDTGLPKADLVVLLDVTQTESFNRKKANRDKFEKNEEFLRKISVLYRKTAKKKHWKIIDASKSKQEVHEEILKTFSKKIGL; encoded by the coding sequence ATGATTATTGTTATTGAGGGTGGAGATCAGGCAGGCAAAAAAACTCAAACTGCAATGCTTGCCAAGGCTCTTACAAAAAGAAAGATCAAAACAAAGACCTTTAGCTTTCCTGATTACAAAACACCAATTGGCAAAGAGATTGCAAAATATCTAGCAGGAAAAAGAAAATTTCCCCCACAAGTAATTCATTGCCTTCTTGCTGCAAATAGATGGGAAAAATTAGATGAAATTATCAAGGCACAATCAAAAAATTCAGTATTGATAATGAATCGGTACTATCAATCAAATTTAGTATATGGTCTGGCAAATGGCATGAAGCAAAAATGGCTAGAAAATCTAGATACGGGACTTCCAAAAGCTGATCTTGTTGTTTTACTAGATGTTACTCAAACTGAATCATTTAATAGAAAAAAGGCAAACCGAGATAAATTTGAAAAAAATGAAGAATTCCTAAGAAAAATCTCAGTTCTTTATAGAAAGACTGCAAAGAAAAAACACTGGAAAATTATAGATGCCTCAAAATCAAAACAAGAAGTTCATGAAGAAATTCTAAAAACATTTTCAAAAAAAATAGGATTATGA
- a CDS encoding HD domain-containing protein has protein sequence MKKNYLDIIDPIHDFIRVYDHELKLIDNPIFQRLRRIRQLSGAHLTYPAAQHTRFEHSLGVMHISGQAGNALFEKGIIKSEDIQILRLAGLLHDIGHGPFSHLFEEIIQKKKVSHEDFGKEIILKSEIGDSISKNGFDKKLVTKIAFGDSKFQYLNEIVSGALSADMMDYLLRDGYFTGAEHAKIDHKRLTQSLDVYKQKLALERSALYSFESMMHSRYQMFKAVYFHKTVRAAEVMLLEALRLSDDEFGFTSFNLDEYVKLTDEYVLSKLISSKSSKLKRAKQFAIDYQNRKLLKCVYERILTSTRNLGKIKTNELRSSISKKSKIDETEIFVDSSVTPSIPLAPSKKESKQIILISQENGKSSAQELSISKIPVVSAISGFMNILRIYTHQKNRNKVEIAAKSILDGLK, from the coding sequence ATGAAAAAAAATTATCTAGACATAATAGATCCCATTCACGATTTTATTCGCGTATATGATCATGAACTCAAATTAATTGATAATCCAATTTTCCAAAGACTAAGAAGAATTAGACAATTATCTGGCGCTCACCTGACATATCCTGCGGCACAACACACAAGATTTGAGCATTCATTAGGTGTAATGCATATCTCTGGGCAGGCGGGAAATGCATTATTTGAAAAAGGGATTATAAAATCTGAGGATATTCAAATTTTGAGACTTGCAGGACTCTTACATGACATTGGACACGGTCCATTCTCTCATCTTTTTGAAGAAATCATACAAAAAAAGAAAGTGTCACATGAGGATTTTGGTAAGGAAATAATTCTAAAATCTGAAATTGGTGATAGTATTTCAAAAAACGGATTTGATAAAAAACTTGTAACAAAGATAGCCTTTGGCGATTCTAAATTTCAGTATTTGAATGAAATTGTTTCTGGAGCATTAAGCGCTGATATGATGGATTATTTGCTAAGAGATGGTTATTTTACAGGAGCAGAACATGCAAAGATTGATCACAAACGATTAACTCAATCATTAGATGTATACAAACAAAAACTTGCTTTAGAACGTTCTGCCTTGTATTCATTTGAATCAATGATGCATTCTAGATATCAAATGTTTAAGGCAGTCTATTTTCATAAAACAGTTAGAGCAGCAGAAGTAATGCTTTTGGAAGCATTACGCTTATCTGATGATGAATTTGGTTTTACGTCCTTTAATCTTGATGAATATGTAAAATTAACAGACGAGTATGTATTATCAAAACTAATCTCATCAAAATCTTCAAAATTAAAGAGAGCAAAACAATTTGCAATAGATTATCAAAATAGGAAATTACTCAAATGCGTTTATGAAAGAATTCTAACTAGTACAAGAAATTTGGGAAAGATCAAAACAAACGAATTAAGATCCTCAATTTCTAAAAAATCTAAAATTGATGAAACTGAAATTTTTGTTGACAGTTCTGTTACTCCATCTATACCTCTTGCACCTTCAAAGAAGGAATCAAAACAAATTATTCTAATTAGTCAAGAAAATGGAAAATCATCTGCTCAAGAACTATCTATTTCAAAAATCCCTGTAGTTTCAGCAATATCTGGATTTATGAATATCTTGAGAATTTACACACACCAAAAGAATCGAAACAAAGTTGAAATTGCCGCAAAATCAATACTTGATGGATTAAAATAA
- the pyrH gene encoding UMP kinase, giving the protein MKKRIVIKLSGRVFGMDNVKMLKDYASFLVKISKVCQPIVIAGGGNIARHYISHARSSGADESTLDELGIEISRLNAKLLIYALKNKAYSHPPTTLQEVRHAVDDGLIVVAGGLHPGQSTNGTAALIAEKVKAEQFLNATDVDGVYDMDPNKFKKAKKFKRIDLKHLKTMLVHEDSVAGGYDLMDIVALKIIERSKIKTRILKADPKIIEKAIKGSDVGTEIILASK; this is encoded by the coding sequence ATGAAAAAAAGAATTGTAATCAAACTATCTGGTAGAGTTTTTGGCATGGATAATGTCAAAATGCTTAAAGACTATGCATCATTTTTGGTCAAAATCAGCAAAGTTTGCCAACCAATTGTGATTGCAGGCGGTGGTAATATTGCAAGACACTATATTTCACATGCAAGATCATCTGGCGCTGATGAATCTACACTTGACGAATTAGGTATTGAGATTTCTAGATTAAATGCAAAACTCTTGATTTACGCTTTAAAAAACAAAGCGTATTCCCATCCTCCAACTACACTTCAAGAAGTAAGACATGCAGTTGATGATGGTCTGATTGTGGTTGCAGGAGGACTACATCCAGGACAAAGCACAAATGGAACAGCAGCTCTAATTGCCGAAAAAGTCAAAGCTGAACAATTCCTTAATGCAACTGATGTTGATGGAGTATATGATATGGATCCAAACAAATTCAAAAAAGCAAAGAAATTCAAAAGAATTGATCTAAAACATTTGAAAACAATGTTGGTCCATGAGGATTCTGTGGCAGGTGGTTATGATTTGATGGATATTGTTGCATTGAAAATTATAGAACGCTCAAAAATCAAAACCAGAATTCTCAAGGCAGATCCAAAAATTATTGAAAAAGCAATCAAAGGCTCAGATGTTGGAACTGAAATAATTCTTGCATCAAAATGA
- a CDS encoding Dna2/Cas4 domain-containing protein yields MMGDRDFRSIIKNAVDSIGRELDIEIDSKDIKTIHLKEVVQCLRRSYYDRIDPKEIERKGFSDLLAGLLRKLQYGSEPKQFAIEDISLKAQADMIVDDSIILFRPAHSTPESPEANDLLYLNACLWIYDKKDGMIIYISGDREESSFSLIRDKKMFEEVVRRVRVLNDLLKEQKTPIVEPSKDCMECQYYQKCFIAKKETKQTSLAEMLGLGKDN; encoded by the coding sequence ATGATGGGAGACAGGGATTTTCGAAGTATTATCAAAAATGCAGTAGACTCTATAGGACGAGAGTTAGATATTGAAATTGATTCTAAGGACATTAAGACAATCCATCTAAAAGAGGTAGTTCAGTGTCTCAGACGATCATATTATGACAGAATTGATCCAAAAGAAATTGAGAGGAAAGGATTTAGTGATCTTTTAGCAGGATTACTTCGGAAATTACAGTACGGTAGTGAGCCAAAACAATTTGCAATCGAAGACATTAGTCTAAAGGCACAAGCAGATATGATAGTCGATGATTCCATAATTTTATTCAGACCAGCTCATTCCACACCTGAATCACCTGAAGCAAATGATTTACTGTATCTCAATGCATGTCTCTGGATATATGACAAAAAAGATGGAATGATCATCTATATTTCAGGAGATAGAGAAGAGTCAAGTTTTTCATTAATTAGAGACAAGAAGATGTTTGAAGAAGTAGTTAGGAGGGTAAGAGTACTAAATGATCTTCTAAAGGAGCAAAAAACCCCAATTGTTGAGCCATCAAAAGATTGTATGGAATGTCAATATTATCAAAAATGTTTCATTGCAAAAAAAGAAACCAAACAGACATCTCTTGCTGAAATGCTTGGGTTAGGTAAAGACAATTAG